Proteins co-encoded in one Spirosoma endbachense genomic window:
- a CDS encoding YtxH domain-containing protein: MKSLPGILVGLAVGAIVGVLLAPESGKKTRKRISSESDSFFKDLQDQLQSGLDNIRSQYNDYVDSAVTKTQDAVSQVKKKAKY, translated from the coding sequence ATGAAATCGTTACCCGGAATTTTAGTGGGATTAGCAGTAGGAGCCATTGTTGGTGTTTTGTTAGCTCCCGAAAGTGGCAAGAAAACCCGCAAACGGATCTCGTCTGAGTCGGATTCGTTCTTTAAAGATTTGCAAGACCAGTTGCAATCGGGTCTGGACAATATCCGTAGCCAATATAACGACTATGTCGACAGCGCTGTCACAAAAACCCAGGACGCTGTTAGCCAGGTCAAGAAAAAAGCAAAATACTAA
- a CDS encoding lmo0937 family membrane protein gives MGNLLYTIAVILVILWLLGFLGFNSFGLGSLIHVLLVIAVIAIILRLIQGRGV, from the coding sequence ATGGGAAATTTGCTCTATACGATAGCTGTTATATTAGTTATCCTCTGGCTCCTGGGCTTTTTAGGGTTTAATAGCTTTGGGTTAGGCAGTTTGATACACGTATTACTGGTTATCGCTGTTATTGCAATTATCCTGCGCCTGATTCAGGGAAGAGGGGTTTAA
- a CDS encoding response regulator: MNPVSNNKRVLIIDDEADICLLLSGLLRKLGYIPTCAHFIEEGRQCLNTQQFDAIFLDLNLPDGLGFDLLPFIKQDQAEAKVIMISAFDGQAERRRATEQGADYFVGKPFTRRSVEQALQTIQV; this comes from the coding sequence ATGAATCCAGTTTCGAATAACAAGCGGGTTCTAATTATTGACGACGAAGCAGATATTTGTTTATTATTATCAGGCTTGTTAAGAAAGCTAGGATATATTCCAACGTGCGCGCACTTCATTGAAGAAGGGCGTCAGTGTTTGAATACACAACAGTTCGATGCTATTTTCCTGGATTTAAACTTGCCAGATGGATTAGGATTTGACTTGCTGCCGTTTATTAAGCAAGACCAGGCGGAGGCTAAAGTAATCATGATAAGTGCCTTCGATGGGCAGGCCGAACGTAGACGCGCTACTGAGCAGGGTGCTGACTATTTTGTGGGCAAACCCTTCACCCGCCGTTCGGTTGAGCAGGCTTTGCAAACCATTCAGGTTTGA